CCAACCTTTCAACAAACAAACGAACCCATTACACGAACCAATTAATCTCATGTTGGGTGAAGGGAGATGAACTTAGGGCTCAACACAGTGGTGCTGATCTTTAGGGGGTAACGCTCATCTGGTAATTTGAGTTCAACAAGAAACTGGACATAGTTATCAATCGAAAGCAAAAGGCTAGGAAAATTAGATGATGTTCCTTCGTGATATATGCTAGGAAATAATGAATCGGAAGTTAAAATATTATACCACAGTTTACAAACCGTCTTACAACAAAAAATGGACTTGATTGGTAACCTCGAAAGAATTTCTAACATAATCTCACTTGAAAGGTCCATGATTGTGCTGACATGAGAGATTGTTTGCTTAGTGCTTGGGGGTTCCATGGCTATAAAAGGTCGACTATGTTCGTCTAGGCCTAATCCTCCGAGAAAAAGCAAAGAAAGTTTACAATGATTTTGAATCCCAACTTAATCCTTAAATATAGATCTCGAGTAATCCTAAACCTATATGAAAAAAGATTCTCCTAATCCTAAAAGGATAATATATTCCTCTTCCAAATTTATTATAACAAACTGTTTCCTAAACCAATAGGGATTATGAATTTTCGGTTCTAAAATatacaaagagaaaaaaaattaaaaaaataatcaatacctATTTAATATCGAGTATTAATTTATCACTCAACTATTCAAAtgttatattcattaaaataatataatacgatacaatatgaaatattataaaaaacgTAAATATAACTGAAAGTCTGTATGACGTGTGTTTTAgcagaaaaaagaagaagaggaattagGAGACGAACAAATTACAATACATCTTATTATAAGGGCTATTAATTATCATTCCTTATTCAATACTAATTAGgccttatttgttttaattaaagagTAAAACAACAATTTTTAATACCTAAAGAGACTATCTGTGATATATTTTCTAGGCTTCCAATTCATTCTTTAACGCTTTCAAGTGTCTTTCTATATTTGCAGGAACATAATTCACAgcttttttgtagtttttttgtAGTGTATTATTTTTAGTGATAGGCCAACATTTTGTTCTTCAGTTCGATCTATTCAGACAAGTACGTACATAGTTAATTGAACCAAAGGAATGcgagttaatatctcaaaagaattcataaaacattaaaatttgacAGGTCTTAAACTAGATTACATagaaaacaaacataatatcgACGAGGAAATTAgactaattaaatatctaaactATGTCAATCTTCGGATGAATGTATGAGATTTGAGAACTTTCCCCAACGACAGTCTTGACTGAGTAAAAACTTGGGATGTACCTATTCGCCTCATATCCAAAGTACACTCTAACCTTGGTAAACTTCTCTTCTTTTGGGTTGTAAGAAACTACTTGCATGCCACCATCGCGTTGCATCAATATTTCTCCATCTTTCCAAGTTAAGATTGGTATAAATCTATCACTACGAAAATCTGGTTGAATAGTATCCTTCAAAATGCGAGTTTTAATCCAAGATTCAGTTATTCCATACTCTTCCATCCACCATATATCAATATACTTACTATCGTTACTATCACACAAACATAGACAATTCCTCAACTCTACTAGCGTCAATTTATAGGATGGAGTTATCAGACCACGCAGACCTAACAGCGACTTCACCTCTTCTGTCCAACTGTTGAACGAGTAAATTCTGTCATTTTTTTCCGGATCCATCCAATGAACAATACCATTGACGTTGGCATTACTAAATGACTTCCATAGAGGTTTCGGAGCCTTACCCACATATCTCCATTTTTCATCTACTCCAACAGTATAAACCTCCAATTCTGATACTTTTGGTTGTTCAAATGCTGATCTCAATACTTTGTACTGTCTAGATGCTTCACTAAAGCAGAATGCATAAGCActagaatatattttttcccGTTTATGCATTTTAACCTCGTAATACTCACCCAAAAGAGGATTGCTAATGTAAAGCGTATGGACTATGTCATACGCACCTTTCAACAAACAAACGAACCCATTACACGAACCAATTAATCTCATGTCCGATGAAGGGAGATGAAACTTAGGGTTCAACGCAATGGTTTTCTCTAGGGGTTGAGAATCTATAGCTTTGAGTTCCACAAAAAAATGGTTAGTATCATTAAGCGAAACCAAAAGGCTGGGAAAATTAGAAGATGATCTTTTGTGATACATATCAATAAATAATGGTTCGTAAGTTATAAGACTATACCATGATTTACAAACCGTCTTACAACAAAAAATGGACTTTATTGATAATCTCGAAAGAATTTCCAACATAATATCCTTCGGAAGGTTTATGATCTCAGTGACATGagatattcttctttttttgcaaTCTCTCTTGATAATCATTGAGCTTTCGGGGTCCATGACTATCACTTTTGCACGAGTTTCAACTAGACCTAATCTTCCAAGCAGAAACTTTTtcgaaaagaaataaaagtatatatatatatatatatatattccaaatAATCCCAAACCTATAAGAAAAAGGTTTAATTCTCCCAATCctaaaagtataataatattctttttctgAATCAATTAGGACAAAGGGTCAATAAATAATCCACGCCTATAGGTTTATGGTAATAATCCAATTTTATTTCTGATATTGTATTCATTAAAAACAAAGttacttaattttaattaacaataatataataaaccaTGTGTTTGAGGAATTAGATTTTGATTAGGAGAATAATAAATCAGAATAAGGCTTATATATCAATACTAGTACTAATTAtgtcttatttttcaaaattaatttaataatttttccttcgtcttgttttgtttttctccttAGCAATAACATGGAAGGTAATCGTAAGGAGGAATGTTTGGTAGATGACATGGTATTCGAGATACTAACGTGGGTTCCAGCTAAGTCTCTCTTGCGATTTAAATGTGTTTGTAAAGCTTGGAATGATTTGATACGACATGATTTGATCTTTGTCAAGTCGTTCTAGAGACCGTCCTCTAGCCACCCGTCTTTTATACCAAATGTATATAAAAACACCTCATATTCCCCAACACTACGTAAACGATTCAACAAGGTTTACTAATAACCAACCACCACTTGAACTATTCCCTTTACAGCTAGTAGGTAGTCGTAATTATTTCGGGTATGGCGACATTTTTATTTGCTCAAATCATTGCAATGGGCTTGTTTGTTTGTACAACGGTAAAGATAGTCAAGGTTTCCTGTATAACATAACGACAGGGGAAATAAAAGCATTGTCATTTTCAACGAAGATGGGATCGTCCAGAAGTGTATCTAGGATATGATCCAGCTACAGAGAGATACAAATTGCTTCGTAATCGTATTTACTACAAGAAAAGGCCATGTATAAAGATTCGAACTCTAGGAACTGACACATCATGGAGAAGAATTTGTGAAAATAGCCCTGGTAAACTTAACAATTTGTGGTCTGATCGTACGTTCGTCAATGGGGCACTTTATTGGGCTAATGCTAACGttgattttatcacatatttcaACTTAACAGAGGAGAAGTTTGGAACTCTAACACCTCCGGAAAGGAGTCGAGTTAACGCAATTCAGAGTGCATTATGCGGAAAGTTGATTGTGCAGCCACGCGACCAACCTGGAAACTGCAATTTGGTGGCATACGACGAGATCAACAAGGTTTTTGTAAAATTTGATTCGGATCCTGATTTGTTGGCGGAGGAGAAATTTGTAGTTCTTGAAGCAGAAAAcattgaagaaagaagagataaTGGAAGATATATATTGGCAACATCAAGCCTGACCTCAACATATTTGGTGTTTGCCTATCATTTTTGGCCAAGATATGTTGGCATATTTGTTGAAAACATTATTCCATTATCATTTATTATTGACCTTTAGTCTTTAGACAATTTCAGAGTTTTTCAAGTATCTGAGTAGTTTTGTTGATGTTAATgcctttaaattttattcactAGTTTCTGAGAACGTGTCTTGCACGTTTGTCcttacaaatatttttcatttttttctctaacAGATGCTCAAACAAAGATCAAACTAAAGcactaattttatattttttaagaaaaaacatagGTAACAATTTTCCAAAGCAATATTATCCTCAAAAAATTTCATCCATTTCGTTTTGAAAATTTCGggtcacaaaaatttcatggactataTCACATAAAAATCGATAAATTATGTGTTTACCTGCTTTGagactcgtttgaacttgaaaatgcacccaTTTTTCCCGCGTAACGAACTGGGTCCATTGCTAAGGTCTTCGCGTACgtgcatgaaaaattttggccatttcatttcataatttcaggtcacaaaatttcatggactttaacacatgaaaatcagCAAAATCTGTGTTTTACCTGTTTTAGGGCTcgttttaacttgaaaatgcgtCAGTTTTCTCCGTGGGATGCACTGGGTCCATTgttaaggtcttaacggacgtccatgaaattttttgatcATTTCATTTCGAAAATTTTCGATCACAAAATTTTCATAgactatatcacacgaaaattgacAATACCTGCTTTAGGCCcgtttaaattcaaaaatgcatatattttccCCGCGGGATGAACTGGGTCCTGAGGCTTGAGGGTTGAGCCTATGAGGCTAGCAGGTCAAATGATGCTGGGTTCAAAAGCTTCTTTTCTATATGGGACAATAAACTTAGCGGGCCAAGTCCATTTTAACAGCTCTAGGCATGAATGAGACTTTTCTCAAACAGAAATTGCATAGATAAACcaaacttttaataaataatataactacatctttttttttaaaatttgatgacatatttaaatttttttctaataaataaaagacaaaatTTGTTGTCTTAACCACAATTTTggatgaatttaattaaatttgatcaaTGTAAGTAAGTTTATTGTAAGCATTTTTCATTGTTCACCAATAAACAAAATAGTTAAGTAAATCCTTTTTCGAAAATTTTAAAGTGGGAAAGAAATTTAAGTAAGTTTATTGTAAGCATTTTTCATTGTTCTCCAATAAACAAAATAGTTAAGTAAAATCTTTTTCCAAAATTCAAAGTGGCAAAGAAATTTACCCTTATCAAAATTGGAAATAAACATGTGGCAAGTAATTAATGATTTTAGGTATTATAAATAGTCACAATAAGAAACATTCTAAagtcaaaaaagaagaaaactttTCTTTACACAAAAAAACATGGCTAAAGCTTCAACCATTCTTTTGTATTTGGCCATTTTATTGATCTTTTCATCTGGTTAGTGTctcacttttaaaattaaaaatgagttttcCTATGTTTTTACTACTACTACAACAACaatgtatataataatattaaacttTTTTGTAACAATGTATTTAAATTACTAATCTCTTtgcttttgaatattttattaattctgAGTTTATTTCTATTAgattattgtttatatttttgtgcaaggtgctaataattcttttttttttgttgaattatcAGATGTCATTTTGATGGGAAAAGCATGTACTTTGGCATCAGAGTGTCCAACTCGATGTAGGGTTGGAATTCCACAATGTGTTGATGGTGTGTGTATTTGTTGTGTTGGTCCAACATGTCAAGGTGATCAAGAAAACATTAATCTAGGTCAAATATTATGATCTTTCAAGATTATTAAAGCTTTTTAGAGTTTATTATATGTCAATCCAAAATATGATTATTGGATATTAATaaagattattatattttatcaaaatagttGACTATTTATAAAATCGTTTCATATTGTAAAGTTTTGACTAGTATCTTTATAACTTACAATCATTATATTTTACTGTTACTGTCGATCTAGCATTTATAATTGTCGATCATTAGTATTAAAAATATGCTTTTATCAAACaaacaattatatattattcgTGATGGAGCTAGAATTTTCAATACGAGACCCTTCGTAAGGGGTTGGGGGAGCAGTACCTATAGTTTCTCTTTACTCTTATGAATAATTGGGCCTTGCCCGATTTaatctaaaaaagaaaagagttaagGAATAGTACATACAGTCTCACCATAATTCGAGGAATATttgggcattttggagccattTTATAGGAATTAGaagattttttcattcttttttttgtgtgtgtttatTAGCCATAGccataaatatattatgaaatggcttttggattatttttttgaaaaaaaactttacGAGATTCTCCTTAAGCAGTTGGGGAGCAGTAGGTATAGCTGCACCATGACTTGCGGCATTTTTAGGCATTTAAGAGTCATTTTATATGAATTAggcagtttttttttttaatttttcgtgtGTTAGCTAGTGAATAATTGATGAAATGAATTTCAGGTGATAGTTTTTAATAAACTTTACGAGCCCATCTGTAAAGAGTTGGAGAGCAAAATGTATAGTCTCACCATGATTCGAGACATTTTTTGGATATTTAGTAGCCAATTTATAggatctttttcaatttttcgtgTGTGTGAGCCCATAAATATTTGGTGAAATGACTTTTGAGAGATCTTTTAGAAAACTTTACAAGACCCTCCATAAGGTGTTGGGGAGTAGTACGTATAGCTTCACCATGAACCAAAGCATTTTTTGGCAGTTAGGGCCACTTTAAAgaaattagatgattttttttctcaatttttcgtgtgtgttaaccaataaatatttgatgaaataaatattgggcaattttttttttatagaactTTATGAGACCCTCTCTAAAGAGTTTGGGGAGCAGTATGTATAGCCGGACCATCATCTGAggaattttttttggtatttaggAGCCTTTTATAGGAattatgcaatttttttaaatatttcgcGTGTGTCAACcatgaatatttatataaatgacTTCTTAGAGAACTTTGAAATACTTTTTTACAAGATCCAACGTATGGATTTGGGGGAACCGTACGTATAGCCTGACCATGGTCCGTGACATTACCTACTAATATTTGGTGAAATTGATTTCAAGtgattttttggaaaaacatcaCAAGAGTTTTCGCAAGGGTTGGGGAAACGTACATATAGTTTCACCATGAGGCATTTTTGGGCATATAGAGACCATTTTATAAGAAATTAGgcgatttttttttattttttctgtgttagtccataaatatttatttgatgagGCTTTTTTGCGATTTTTTGAAGATATTTACGGGATCCTTTGTAAGGAGTTGGGGGAGAGGTATGCATAGTCACACCATAACTCGAGGCATTTTTGGATATTTAGAAGCGATTTTATAGAAATTAggcgatttttttttaattttgtaagtGTGTTACCCCCACGATATATCTGATGAAATAGCTTCGAGGCAATTTTTCTGCAAAAAACTTTACGTGACCCTGTGTGAGGGTTGGGAGAGTAGTACGTATAGCCTCATCATAATCCAAACATTTTTGGGCATTTAGGAGCCAATTGGAGAGTAGTACGTTAGTCCATGAATATTTGGTGAATTAACTTTCGGGTGAAATTAGGTTTATACAACTCAAcaaatccaatttttttttagatgtaCTAAAATTGAAttggatattttcttgatttgttatttCGCATTTATAACTCAATTATACAAGCATATCCacgaattatacaaactcaCTCGCGTgtcgaattatacaaataaggCAACTTAAACTATCTACAACTTATAGCTATAAAGcataattaaatgtatttgtGAAAACTTCCTATTTAAATTCAAACCATAAGGTTTATTCAAGCTAAAGTGAATCGCTCCATCTTGGAGAGCCCGTCATTGAgataatagtaaaaaattatctttcaaaataaataaaagaattaacaaatcaataatttaattaaatttggattgagggtttttcaaatcaaaatgtAAGAAAGAGGAgggaataaaaaataattatgaaggGTATTTTTAGATGAAAAAGTAAAAGTAGGGTAGTTTTGCTTCATTATAATAGATTAAGAGTAATTTTTTACTCGTTTCCCAAAATCAAAGGGTGAATtgggaaacaaaaaaaataaaaaaaaaatcagactAACTAACACTATATAACTAACTATTCGttcgtcttcttcttcattcctaAAGCATTCAAAATTTGGTaatctctcactttttcttttacaGTTTGAGTTCTCTTCACttttttgattcaattttcaCATTCCTTTTCTTCTGCAATTTGCAGGTCGCATAGAAATTGAAGAAATATCAggtcagtttttttttttttttgaatcttaaATTTCATAGGAATTGGAGATGAATTGAAGTTCATATGCATTTTTGCTGCAATTTAGAATGTAAGAACTTGAACAGGAGGAAGAATTAGTTGTTTCTTTGCTTTTtcgaattttaaatttcatagaaATTGGTGATGAATTGGAGTTCAAATGCGTTTGTGTTGTAACGTAGAGTTGAAAAACTTGAATAGGAGGAAGAATGAGCTGTTTCTTtgcatttttatatctaaaatttcACTGAAATTGGGGATAAAATGAAGTTCAAATGCATGTGTGTTGTAATGTAGATTTAAGTACTTGAACAGGAGGAAAAATGAGCTGTTTACTTGCATTTTCGAAtcttaaatttcatataaattgGAGATAAGATGAAGTTCAGTTGCGTTTGTGTTGTAAATTGCAGTTAAAGAACTTTAACAGGAGGAAGAATGAACTGTTTCTTTGCATTTTCGAATCTAAAATTTCTTAGAAATTGTAGATAAATGAAGTTCAAATGATTTGTATTGTAAATTAGTGTTAAAGATCTTGAACAGGAGGATGAATATATGAAGAATTAGAGTTAAAAGATCTTGAACAGGAGGATGAATGAGCTGTTTCTTTGCATTTTAGTATCTTAAATTTCCACTGAAATTAGAGATAAATTGATGCATTTGTGTTGTAAATTAGAGTTAAAGAACTTGAATAGGAGGATGAGTGAGTTGTTTCTTTGCATTTTCAAATCTAAAATGTCATAGAAATCGGATTAATCTGCATCCAACCTATTTAGTTTGTGGCTCTTCATTTTACAGTAATCACAGAACAAGTTATAGTTCTTCTTGAACGGTTTATTACTACAAGTTCTTAAATACATCACATCATCATAGGCCCCCTTGCATTATGGCTGGATTATGCCCCCCAGGGAAACAGAACAATGTAGTTCACTGGTCAATTTTGCCGCAGACAGTGAGTTAAAACTTGAACTGAGGAAAGTGAAAAACATTAGTAATAGTATGCCCCTTAGTTAGAATCTTCAATTTCACTATCCTTGCACCTTTGTTCATTTTGGGAACTAACATTAGAATCTTCAACTTGTACATTAACAATTTTCCAGAGATGAAAAACATTTCCTCCTCAAGAAGAATTCAAAGAGCTTATGGTGAGATTATTCAATTGCTAGACGAAGTTGAGTTGGTATCACTAGAGTTCTATAAATGTGTCAACTTCGAGGACCCTATTGAATTTATGTATTCCATTTTGGATAATTACTGCTGCATTAACCGCGAAACGTTAAGGTAAAATCTTATAGCTAAaatcaaatgattttttttctgtttatttGTAGAGAACAACATGACATATTGAAACCAGCATTGGTGAGAGGAGACATATCCTTTGTAATTGGTGACACTCTCTGGCAAAGTTTTAGCCAATACATAGTAGGGAATGAACCAGGTGATGAGGTGCATGCATTTGCTTGGAACAAAATGTGAGTTAACCTTTTTtctgtttattttgtttttatacgaaatctaattcaatttgtttttttgcagtacatattatttttttccgaAAAGATGATCATTTGTTTTCAAACTAGGGTCGacaaatcaaaattcatatagATGGTGATTTTTCTGCCAATTTTTATGGTAAGTGTGTATCTAAGTACACAATTAAATCATTCCTAATTGTAATCTTTTATGTGGCACGTATCCAATTGATTCTTTAACGCTTTCAAGTTCCTTTTTATATTTGCAGGAACATCTCGTGCTTTAGCGCATCTAGTTCTTTTTGTTTCGATTATTTTTACtgatttgtttattatttccTTCTATTCAGACAAGTGCAAATTGAATTGAACAAAAGGAATGCTTTGCTTATAGCTACATCTTTCCTTCAATTGTCTATATCTCCGGAATATTCTAGATTGTTCTTGACTTATCTTATGTAAATAATTAAGTCGGTGATGAATTCTTAACATTAACATCCAAGAAATGTAGTTAACATTTATGTTTCTCAGATTCTACCAAAAATGTTGAATCACTCTtgttggatcctccaaaaaaaaatactatatttGGAGGAATCGACACACACTATCATCATTTTTGAAAGTCTATTTGTTTCATGACCTCAAACAGTCTAAGTTAGGCCATAGGCTCATTTTCTGTTCTCCGCGAACACGAGGAGATATAGATAGAGAGAGATCGAGAACATACGACTGAACTATCTGAGTTGCAAATGCTTATGtatgttttgatatatataaaagtcAAAAATCGCTCGATAACACCTGAAGTACTTGATAACCTCTGTcctcaaaaaaaaagtttaaaacagTAAGTTTATCATAGTGGAGTTTCCTTTTCAAGTGTTTTTGCTTCTTATAGTACTTCCTTTTATAATGAACCACTATCACCAGCACTCTCCACTTCTATTTGTCTCAATGCTTGTGCTAGTATGTTGAAAACAGGTCTGATCATGGGGCCTGTCTTTTGCTGAGCTCAATTTACTTAGACCACTCGCTGCATATACTGTTCTCCGCGATGTTGAAAGTTCaagataaataaaagtaaatgttCGTCGTGCTGCTTTTGTTTTCTCCACTCCCTTCTCCACACTCAATTATTTCATGTTTCTTTTCCTGTTAAGGATTTCGCTGATCACATCATTTGTTTGTTCTAATGATTTTGATATATCATGGAGCTACTGTTGATTTCATATTCTAGTGAATCTTATCGAACgtttacttttttctttctttttttacccCTCCCTGGATCCTCCTGACTCGAACTCGGGATGCTTACCATCCGAGTAACTCCCTCTTGTCTTATTCGAACATAGCTATAGAATTACGCGCGAAGGATTAAGCTATGCATAAAAACATATTGTCTTAACatttagatatgaaattaaAGACTCATTTGGCATTCatgtaaaaaaaacaaacaaacatgaagaaaagtaaagagaCAAAACACCTCTTgcactctctttctttttagtGAAGCAAATTTGTTGAATGAGTGATGGATAGGTTCGACGATTCAGCCTTGAGATGAGCAGTGGTGCAAGGAACATCTTCGAGTTCACATAAATCAGGGAAAGGACTATTGAACTGGAGATCAGTAATCATCTGACGAAGGTCCGAAGTTTCTTCCTTTAACTGTGCATTTTCTTGAAGGACTTTGTCATGACATTCCGATACATGATTAAGTTTATCAATCAAATTATGATTCTCCGTCCTAAGACGAACAACTTGTGACCATAACTCATCAAGTTGTCTTTGTTTCCTCATCCTTGATCTTCTTGCTGATTCTCGATTAGATATCATCCTCCTCTTCTTTCTCTCGTCGATGATCTTAAGTTGTTGCTCATCCGTTTCATCAGAGGTAGAGTTACCACTGATGCAAGACGGTATCAGATTATTGAAGTCGTTCACAGGATAGCTTGGTAGGATGTTAGTTAAGTATCTACTGAAGTGGAGTGATGGTAAATTGTTTTGCATAAAGTTGAAGTCAAGAGGCAGAGGTGAAGGATTTTGAGAAGCAAAATAGTGTGTTGCTGCAGCTTCTGATGGAATCATAGTTAAGTAATTTGTATGTTTTGTTTGAAGAAACTTCAGTTTTTGTAGTTAAAGTTGAGATTGTAGGAGAAGATTGGTTGAGTAATGAGGGGTTTTTATAGGAGGAGAGTGGGCCAAGATTCAGGGGAAGCTTACATAAGCAGAAAAACAGAACATCAATGTAGGAAGCACATCGAAATGAAGGCGTTAGACGCGTGGTGAGTGGTGTGTGTTACTACTAGTATGTTGCTCCGATTCTCCAAAAATGTCTCTAGTTGTACGCTGTGGTGAGTGTCATGTGTTACTACTATTATGTTGCTTGGATTATCCAAAAGTGTCTCTGGTTGTACGTTCTGTGAGTTGCTTGTGTTACTATACTAAGTTGctcggattctccaaaaatgtCTCTGGTTGTACGCAGTGGTGAGTGGCAtgtgttactattattatgttgcttggattctccaaaaatgtCTCTGGTCGTACGTTGGATCCTCTAGAAGTATGTATTTTTGAAGGATCTAATATGAGCGATGAGTGAGGCCCTTTATGTAGAGGGTCGATATAGTCTTTTTACTTACACGATCAACTCTATATACTTGTATACTAGTTATTTCGTTTGCTTTTAGACTACTACCTACTCGAACTATTACTAGCTATTAACGCGGTTAAACATAACCAAAGGAATGGGAGGAAAGACATGTTTATTTCGCtatatttttggaggatccgagGAACATATAAGCAATAACTTTGATTGGTTCCATGATGCATCCATAAATGATGTATATGCATGTCATGAAATATCTAACATGATATAATTATTCagactctttaaaaatattattacatctgtgtcaaattttcataaaatacattttttttaaggatttgatatacaataatatcaaataatatttttaaaaagttcgAACAACATAAGTTCGAAAGTCAATTTTATAAGAAGAGACTATCCAATTTGAGAACAATTATCTTTTGATGGATGACGAAATCTAGGTCAATTTGTAAAGttggaaattattttaaaacatgttaatgatgatttgtttattttttattttttttaaaaaataataatgatgagtCGAAATCCACTTAAATTGAGGCTAAAGGGACCCATAAAGAAGAATTGTAATTGTCCATATTGTTTTACTTTAACATCTTACTACCTAAATGCTTGCGTATTACCTTTTTAATCAACTAAGCCATTAGCTAAATATATTGTCACAATACAACAAAACTTTATtgttcataagcaaaaaaaaaaataggagacCTGATATCTGTGTTGGTCGAAGGTAGCAAGAATTTTGTTAATTAACTGAGTATGGTGCATAAgttgacttatattttattgtagAAAAAAATTTACGGTTAATTAACTCAGacactatatatattttactagGACTCTTATTTGTTGTGTTAGTGAAATATTTTTAGTGGAAGGTACTCTAAAGTCTTAGAGCACCATAAacctttgtgttttttttttatatatataattgagatATTTTGAGGGTTAGTTAATTCATAATTTAGTTAACTCATAATAAGAAACTTAGGggatatataatacatattatatatctCTTTAATCTTCTTCatttaaatatcaattttttgtttACTCAGAGTTCATATTAATAATTTGTACTAAATCCATATTTCATGAGTTGCGCTCTTATCACTGaatcaaaatccaaaagatatttttaaaccTTTACTATTTGTCCCCACTCTTGGTGgttcattttccttttatatttttcttctattctttATACTAATAATAT
This DNA window, taken from Solanum lycopersicum chromosome 5, SLM_r2.1, encodes the following:
- the LOC101252081 gene encoding basic leucine zipper 43 produces the protein MIPSEAAATHYFASQNPSPLPLDFNFMQNNLPSLHFSRYLTNILPSYPVNDFNNLIPSCISGNSTSDETDEQQLKIIDERKKRRMISNRESARRSRMRKQRQLDELWSQVVRLRTENHNLIDKLNHVSECHDKVLQENAQLKEETSDLRQMITDLQFNSPFPDLCELEDVPCTTAHLKAESSNLSITHSTNLLH